A window of Sutcliffiella cohnii contains these coding sequences:
- a CDS encoding aminotransferase class V-fold PLP-dependent enzyme: MISVRVGNNHYELETELEQYFHPFRQHIIGLNYSYETPYGRQKIIYADWTASSRLYKPIEKKITEQFGPFMANTHTESNTTGSFMTVAYKEAKRIIKEHVHADEHDVIIFDGFGMTAVINKLQRIFGWRLPEQWNNKTSLPSDERPVVFITHFEHHSNQITWEETIADVEIIRPQKDGNVDLSHLEELLKKYRHRKHKIGSFAACSNVTGIITPYHEMAKIMHKHGGICFIDFAASAPYVEINMHPEDPLKKLDGIFFSPHKFLGGPGTSGVLIFDSRLYKNQIPDHPGGGTVTWTNPWGEHQYIEKIEYREDGGTPGILQGIRIALCIKLKEQMGIEKIKKREKELVKLALSKLKNIPDVYVFEKEQTNRLGIISLHVNDMHYNLVVKLLNDRFGYQVRGGCSCAGTYGHYLFQITENESKQITNKIDTGDLSSKPGWVRFSMHPTMTNSEVLSFINALKSIIQNKEEWMKDYVYDETKNDFFYIRHEREDMQRLFQL; this comes from the coding sequence ATGATCTCTGTTAGAGTAGGTAATAATCATTATGAATTGGAAACAGAACTTGAGCAATATTTTCATCCATTTCGTCAACATATAATCGGGTTAAATTATAGCTACGAAACGCCTTATGGCAGACAGAAGATTATTTACGCAGATTGGACAGCTAGCAGCCGCTTATATAAACCTATTGAGAAAAAAATAACAGAACAATTTGGTCCATTCATGGCCAATACACATACAGAGTCCAATACAACTGGCTCTTTCATGACTGTTGCATATAAAGAGGCGAAACGTATTATAAAGGAGCATGTTCATGCAGATGAACATGACGTAATAATTTTCGATGGATTTGGTATGACTGCAGTTATTAATAAACTTCAAAGAATATTTGGCTGGAGATTGCCTGAACAATGGAACAACAAAACTTCTTTACCTTCAGATGAAAGACCTGTTGTCTTTATTACACATTTTGAGCACCATTCCAACCAAATAACGTGGGAAGAAACGATAGCAGATGTGGAAATTATCCGGCCCCAAAAGGATGGAAATGTTGATCTTTCGCACTTAGAAGAGCTTCTAAAAAAATATCGTCATCGAAAACATAAAATTGGTTCGTTTGCTGCATGTTCTAATGTAACAGGTATCATTACTCCCTATCACGAAATGGCTAAAATCATGCACAAACATGGCGGCATATGTTTTATAGATTTTGCCGCTTCTGCCCCCTATGTAGAGATAAATATGCACCCAGAAGATCCACTTAAAAAATTGGATGGTATCTTCTTTTCACCGCATAAATTTTTAGGTGGACCTGGTACGAGTGGTGTATTAATTTTTGATTCTAGATTATATAAGAACCAAATTCCTGATCATCCAGGGGGCGGTACTGTTACTTGGACGAATCCTTGGGGAGAACACCAGTATATAGAAAAAATTGAATATCGTGAGGATGGTGGGACACCAGGAATTTTACAAGGTATTAGAATTGCATTATGTATAAAGTTGAAAGAGCAAATGGGAATAGAAAAAATAAAAAAACGCGAAAAAGAATTAGTGAAATTAGCCTTATCGAAATTAAAAAACATTCCAGATGTATATGTTTTTGAAAAAGAACAAACTAACAGATTGGGAATTATTTCTTTGCATGTTAACGACATGCACTACAATCTAGTTGTAAAACTATTAAATGATCGTTTTGGTTACCAAGTTCGTGGTGGATGCTCCTGTGCAGGCACTTATGGGCATTATTTATTTCAAATTACAGAGAACGAATCTAAACAGATTACAAATAAAATAGATACAGGCGATTTATCTAGTAAACCCGGTTGGGTACGGTTTTCCATGCATCCAACAATGACAAATAGTGAAGTACTAAGCTTTATAAACGCATTGAAATCTATTATACAAAATAAAGAAGAGTGGATGAAAGATTACGTTTATGACGAAACAAAAAACGATTTTTTTTATATTCGACACGAAAGAGAAGATATGCAAAGACTATTTCAATTATAG
- a CDS encoding DMT family transporter: MLRIKGILMIISGATLWGATGPLIEYILQNTNLSVPFLLTLRLTIAGIVLLSLLCIKKADVFSIWKQPSSRNQLVLFSVFGMLGIQYTFVAAIEESNAVVATLLQFSAPIFVVLYVSLLHKKLPPGYQVIGIIGTLIGLFLLMTNGNFSNLLVSNKALLWGLALGITFAFYTLYPARLMKEWGVLIVVGWAMLCGGIVLGVINRVWSSNEWSIIVEPLVLSKLVILIIFGTMAFVLFLSSLKYISAVETSILSSVEPLTAMMISALWFGMMLQTVQLYGVLLMIIFVSWLSVGGILKKSKSHQTGVAKNSSG; this comes from the coding sequence ATGTTACGTATAAAAGGCATATTGATGATCATTTCGGGAGCTACTTTGTGGGGAGCAACTGGGCCGTTAATTGAATATATTTTACAAAATACTAATCTATCAGTCCCATTCTTACTAACGTTACGTTTAACAATTGCGGGCATAGTGCTATTATCACTGCTATGTATAAAAAAAGCAGATGTTTTTTCAATTTGGAAACAACCAAGTTCTAGAAATCAGCTCGTCTTATTCAGTGTTTTCGGGATGCTAGGAATTCAGTATACGTTTGTAGCAGCGATCGAGGAAAGTAACGCGGTTGTGGCAACATTATTGCAGTTTTCTGCACCAATTTTTGTAGTACTGTACGTATCTTTGTTACATAAAAAGTTACCACCAGGCTATCAAGTAATTGGAATTATTGGGACGTTAATCGGCTTGTTTCTTTTAATGACAAATGGAAACTTTTCTAACCTTCTAGTTAGTAATAAAGCTTTATTATGGGGGTTAGCGTTAGGTATTACGTTTGCTTTCTATACGTTATATCCTGCACGTTTGATGAAAGAGTGGGGTGTATTAATAGTTGTTGGCTGGGCAATGTTATGTGGTGGAATTGTGCTAGGAGTTATAAATAGAGTTTGGAGTTCCAATGAATGGTCTATCATTGTTGAACCACTAGTTCTTTCCAAGTTAGTAATATTAATCATTTTCGGTACTATGGCATTTGTGTTATTTTTGAGTAGTTTAAAATATATAAGTGCAGTTGAGACAAGTATATTATCAAGTGTGGAGCCTTTGACCGCGATGATGATCTCGGCTCTTTGGTTTGGGATGATGTTGCAGACTGTGCAATTATACGGGGTACTTCTGATGATTATTTTTGTTTCGTGGTTATCAGTCGGTGGAATTCTTAAAAAGAGTAAAAGTCATCAAACAGGAGTGGCTAAAAACTCTTCGGGATAA
- the dnaN gene encoding DNA polymerase III subunit beta translates to MEFTINKDYFFQAVSHVSKAIESTKTDSILAGIKITAGADRITIVGCNSTFSIKKQIPTKFNGTEQLQIYRAGTVVIPAKHLLELLKKLPDEITMKMQKDFLVTLNATGISINIKGLNPEQYPALLEINENSKISITITSSKLIEILKSTMYAASNTITKPVLTGIMFSFQQDQLTCTATNSHRLAYRRMAINSNVNTCCIVPKSALNELLKLLSHDELQVNITITDHEILFSTSTFHFHTRIIDGKYPDVTSLLLGDAKTIVTIHRKQLLQGIERANFFAKNSRNNNIHFELLPDFTLKISSKSTEIGDIKEIQSITSLQGENDVNITLDGQLLIDVLKVMKEDEISIRFNGSLKPVLIQPVDETYHKHLISPVRTK, encoded by the coding sequence ATGGAGTTTACCATTAACAAAGATTATTTTTTTCAAGCAGTCTCTCATGTTAGTAAAGCGATCGAGTCTACAAAAACAGATTCTATTTTAGCAGGGATAAAAATTACAGCGGGAGCAGATCGAATAACAATAGTTGGTTGTAATTCCACTTTTTCAATAAAAAAGCAAATTCCAACTAAGTTTAATGGTACAGAGCAGTTACAAATATATCGTGCGGGTACCGTTGTTATTCCGGCAAAACACTTACTAGAGTTATTAAAAAAGCTTCCTGATGAAATAACAATGAAAATGCAAAAAGATTTTCTAGTAACATTGAATGCAACAGGTATTTCCATAAACATTAAAGGGTTAAATCCTGAACAATATCCAGCCCTATTAGAAATAAATGAAAATAGTAAAATAAGCATAACTATAACTAGTAGTAAACTTATTGAAATTTTAAAATCTACAATGTATGCGGCATCTAACACCATTACTAAACCTGTACTAACAGGAATTATGTTTTCCTTCCAACAAGATCAACTCACATGTACCGCCACAAATTCCCATCGATTAGCATATAGAAGGATGGCTATTAACTCGAACGTAAATACATGCTGCATAGTTCCAAAATCTGCACTTAATGAACTGTTAAAATTATTAAGTCATGATGAATTACAAGTAAATATTACGATAACCGATCATGAAATACTTTTCTCTACTTCTACCTTTCATTTTCACACTAGAATAATAGATGGAAAATATCCAGATGTTACAAGCCTATTATTGGGTGATGCTAAAACAATCGTTACTATACATCGAAAACAACTCCTTCAAGGAATAGAAAGAGCGAATTTTTTTGCAAAGAATTCGAGAAATAACAATATCCATTTCGAGCTATTACCGGACTTTACGCTAAAAATAAGCTCTAAATCTACAGAAATTGGGGATATAAAGGAAATTCAGTCGATAACATCACTTCAGGGAGAAAACGATGTAAATATAACGTTAGATGGACAATTATTGATAGATGTTTTAAAGGTTATGAAAGAAGACGAAATTAGTATTCGTTTCAATGGATCTTTAAAGCCTGTTTTGATACAACCAGTAGATGAAACATATCATAAACACCTAATCTCTCCAGTAAGAACAAAGTAA
- a CDS encoding DinB family protein: MSKTFQQFAETLNAVQMLSNKDESILLEPIGEGKWSQKEIIAHLYYWDKFNLEVMVPKMSDGANLPQFPDHDEYNKLAIDTLEKYTVHTIIQYFVETRNELLQKIKNVPSDIKFTIGKGKRQYSAESFIKMFLKHDAHHIEQINGKLK; encoded by the coding sequence ATGAGTAAAACTTTTCAACAATTTGCAGAAACACTAAACGCTGTACAAATGTTAAGTAATAAAGATGAGAGCATATTGTTAGAGCCTATCGGAGAAGGAAAATGGTCCCAAAAGGAAATTATTGCTCATTTATACTACTGGGATAAATTTAATTTAGAAGTAATGGTTCCGAAAATGAGTGATGGAGCGAACTTACCGCAGTTTCCTGATCACGATGAATATAATAAATTAGCAATTGATACACTTGAGAAATACACCGTACATACTATTATTCAATACTTTGTGGAAACAAGGAACGAACTGTTACAAAAAATAAAGAACGTACCTAGCGATATTAAATTCACAATTGGAAAAGGCAAACGCCAATACTCAGCTGAAAGCTTTATAAAAATGTTTTTAAAGCATGACGCTCATCATATCGAACAAATAAACGGGAAGCTAAAATAA
- a CDS encoding aminopeptidase → MMNVESLKKYAELALKIGINLQQGQPLVVQAPITAATLVREVTKLAYEFGAKYVHIDWHDSQITKIAYEGASLDSLKEVRMWKVKGMEEMAEEGAAFLRIVVSDPDLLKEVAPEKVSTANIAEATALKKYRSYIQTGKVSWSIISVPSEAWASKLYPDLPKEEALNTLWDHIFAVTRLNELDPVAAWESHLQSLQEKLTYLNNKKYEALHYEGPGTELKIELPTEQVWLGGGIHNERGTYFVPNLPTEEVFTAPVKTGVDGTVTSTKPLNLNGKLVNNFTLTFKEGRVIDYSAEVGQDVLQKLLETDEGAMYLGEVALVPNSSPISKLNVIFYNTLFDENASSHLALGSAYPICINGGGAMTKNQLEENGINTSVVHIDFMIGSSELTIYGIAQDGKKELLMEKGEWAI, encoded by the coding sequence ATGATGAATGTAGAAAGCTTAAAAAAATATGCTGAATTAGCATTAAAAATAGGTATCAATTTACAACAAGGTCAGCCGTTAGTAGTGCAAGCACCAATTACTGCAGCAACACTCGTAAGAGAAGTGACTAAGCTAGCCTATGAATTTGGCGCAAAATACGTACATATCGACTGGCATGATTCACAAATCACAAAAATTGCATACGAGGGTGCGTCACTAGATTCCTTAAAAGAAGTTAGAATGTGGAAAGTAAAAGGTATGGAGGAAATGGCAGAAGAGGGTGCAGCATTTTTACGGATAGTCGTTTCGGATCCAGACTTATTAAAAGAAGTAGCCCCTGAAAAAGTATCTACTGCCAATATCGCTGAAGCAACAGCTTTAAAGAAATATCGTTCTTATATACAAACAGGTAAAGTTAGTTGGTCCATTATTTCTGTGCCATCAGAAGCGTGGGCGAGTAAATTATATCCCGATCTCCCAAAAGAAGAAGCATTGAATACGTTATGGGATCACATATTTGCTGTAACAAGGCTCAATGAGCTGGACCCCGTTGCTGCATGGGAAAGTCATCTGCAATCATTACAAGAGAAACTAACCTATTTAAATAATAAGAAATATGAAGCACTTCACTATGAAGGGCCAGGTACTGAACTAAAGATTGAACTACCAACAGAGCAAGTATGGTTAGGTGGGGGAATACATAATGAAAGAGGTACTTACTTTGTCCCCAATCTACCAACTGAAGAAGTCTTTACAGCACCTGTAAAAACAGGAGTAGATGGAACAGTTACTTCTACGAAGCCTTTAAACTTAAACGGAAAATTAGTTAATAATTTCACACTAACTTTTAAAGAAGGACGAGTTATTGACTACAGTGCTGAGGTTGGTCAAGATGTGCTTCAAAAACTATTAGAAACAGATGAGGGAGCAATGTATTTAGGTGAAGTTGCCTTAGTGCCAAACAGCTCCCCAATTTCAAAGTTAAATGTTATTTTTTACAATACGTTATTTGATGAAAACGCATCTTCCCATTTAGCATTAGGTTCTGCATATCCGATTTGTATTAATGGTGGAGGAGCAATGACAAAGAACCAGTTAGAGGAGAACGGAATTAATACAAGTGTCGTTCACATTGATTTTATGATCGGTTCTAGCGAGTTGACCATTTATGGTATTGCTCAGGACGGTAAAAAGGAATTGCTTATGGAAAAGGGAGAATGGGCTATTTAA
- the ptsP gene encoding phosphoenolpyruvate--protein phosphotransferase, producing the protein MSSIIQGIAASSGIAIAKAYRLEAPELHVEKREVIAIEEEIKRFVQAVEISKQELEKIKEHALKELGEDKAEIFAAHLLVLSDPELINPIKDKVTTEKVNAEFALDETAKMFISMFESMDNEYMKERAADIRDVTKRVLAHLLGVTISNPSLISEEVIVIAEDLTPSDTAQLNRQFVKGFTTDIGGRTSHSAIMARSLEIPAVVGTKNITSTVQNDTMLIVDGLDGVVIIDPTPEQVEEYKEKQQKYEQQKQEWAKLVSEKTVTADGHHVELAANIGTPEDVAGVLKNGGEAVGLYRTEFLYMGRTELPSEEEQYTAYKEVLERMEGKPVVVRTLDIGGDKELPYLHLPKEMNPFLGYRAIRLCLEEQDIFRTQLRALLRASVHGNLKIMFPMIATVEEFRQAKAILLEEKEKLVTENVQVAESFEIGMMVEIPSTAVMADVFAKEVDFFSIGTNDLIQYTMAADRMNERVSYLYQPYNPAILRLIDNVIQAAHKEGKWAGMCGEMAGDSIAIPILLGLGLDEFSMSATSILPARTQLKGLSKEEAAQLREQILSLSTEAEVEALVRDKFIK; encoded by the coding sequence ATGTCATCTATTATTCAAGGTATTGCTGCTTCCAGTGGTATCGCCATTGCGAAAGCATACCGCTTGGAAGCTCCTGAACTTCACGTTGAAAAGCGTGAAGTAATAGCGATTGAGGAAGAAATTAAACGTTTTGTTCAAGCAGTAGAAATTTCTAAACAAGAGCTTGAGAAAATTAAAGAACATGCACTTAAAGAACTTGGGGAAGATAAGGCCGAAATATTTGCAGCACACTTATTAGTTCTAAGTGACCCAGAATTGATAAACCCAATTAAAGATAAAGTAACAACTGAAAAAGTGAATGCAGAATTCGCATTAGATGAAACGGCAAAAATGTTCATTTCTATGTTTGAATCAATGGATAATGAATATATGAAAGAACGTGCAGCTGACATTCGTGACGTTACAAAACGTGTGCTAGCTCATCTTTTAGGTGTTACGATTTCAAATCCAAGCTTAATTTCAGAAGAAGTAATTGTCATTGCAGAGGATTTAACTCCATCTGATACAGCGCAGTTAAACCGCCAGTTTGTAAAAGGGTTTACTACTGATATTGGGGGACGTACATCACATTCAGCTATAATGGCGAGATCTTTAGAAATTCCAGCTGTTGTTGGTACAAAAAATATTACTTCCACTGTTCAAAATGATACGATGTTAATCGTTGATGGATTAGACGGTGTAGTCATTATTGATCCAACGCCTGAACAAGTAGAAGAGTATAAAGAAAAACAACAAAAATATGAACAACAAAAGCAAGAATGGGCGAAGCTTGTTTCTGAAAAAACAGTTACAGCTGACGGTCATCACGTAGAACTAGCAGCAAACATCGGTACTCCGGAAGATGTAGCTGGTGTATTAAAGAATGGTGGAGAAGCAGTAGGTTTATATCGTACAGAGTTTTTATATATGGGCCGTACAGAACTACCTTCGGAAGAAGAGCAATATACTGCTTACAAAGAAGTACTAGAGCGTATGGAAGGAAAACCAGTCGTTGTTCGTACGTTAGACATCGGTGGGGATAAAGAACTGCCATACTTACATTTACCGAAAGAAATGAATCCATTCTTAGGATATCGTGCTATTCGTTTATGTTTAGAAGAACAAGATATTTTCCGTACACAATTACGTGCATTACTTCGTGCTAGTGTGCATGGGAATCTGAAAATTATGTTCCCGATGATTGCAACAGTGGAAGAATTCCGCCAAGCGAAAGCGATTCTTTTAGAAGAAAAAGAGAAGCTTGTAACTGAAAATGTACAAGTTGCTGAAAGCTTTGAAATTGGAATGATGGTGGAAATTCCTTCCACAGCGGTAATGGCAGATGTGTTTGCGAAAGAAGTAGATTTCTTCAGTATCGGTACAAACGATCTTATTCAATACACAATGGCAGCTGACCGTATGAATGAACGAGTGTCCTATTTATATCAACCATACAACCCTGCAATCCTTCGCTTAATTGATAATGTTATTCAAGCAGCTCATAAAGAAGGTAAATGGGCTGGTATGTGTGGAGAGATGGCTGGAGACTCAATCGCAATTCCAATTTTACTAGGTCTTGGCCTTGATGAATTCAGTATGAGTGCAACAAGCATTTTACCAGCACGTACTCAGTTAAAAGGATTATCTAAAGAAGAAGCAGCACAATTGCGTGAACAAATTCTTTCATTAAGTACCGAAGCTGAAGTAGAGGCACTTGTTAGAGATAAATTTATAAAGTAA
- a CDS encoding phosphocarrier protein HPr → MAEKVFKVTADSGIHARPATQLVQTASKFDADINLEYNGKSVNLKSIMGVMSLGIPQGSEIKIVAEGSDATEAISALEETLKREGLGE, encoded by the coding sequence ATGGCAGAAAAAGTATTTAAAGTAACAGCAGATTCAGGAATTCACGCTAGACCAGCAACTCAATTGGTACAAACAGCTAGTAAGTTTGATGCAGATATCAATTTAGAATATAACGGTAAAAGTGTAAACTTAAAATCCATCATGGGTGTTATGTCTCTAGGAATTCCCCAAGGTTCCGAAATCAAAATTGTGGCAGAAGGTTCTGACGCTACAGAAGCAATTAGTGCATTAGAGGAAACTTTAAAGAGAGAAGGCCTAGGCGAATAA
- a CDS encoding YqzE family protein, which produces MKTNDYVKYVTQQLVSYMDQPKDVRKEQRIVRKQEQAPLSNQWLGVIPLSLKLMFKKKES; this is translated from the coding sequence TTGAAAACGAATGATTATGTAAAATATGTAACCCAACAGCTTGTAAGTTATATGGATCAGCCGAAAGATGTACGTAAAGAGCAGAGGATAGTCCGAAAGCAAGAACAAGCTCCACTTTCAAACCAATGGTTAGGGGTCATTCCACTTTCGTTAAAACTTATGTTCAAGAAGAAGGAGAGCTAA
- a CDS encoding shikimate kinase, protein MKTIYITGFMGSGKTTVGQAISQHLNLPVFDTDTYIEKKMNKSVKEIFRDQGESFFRLEESSALKELPLENAIVTTGGGIIKSKENRQWMKQHGLIVFLYADITEVMKRLEGDITRPLILDKSIEEVEALFQSRLPFYKDAHYTVNTNGKKIEEIVTEIERMIKKGTEG, encoded by the coding sequence ATGAAGACTATTTATATTACAGGGTTTATGGGTTCGGGCAAAACAACAGTTGGCCAGGCAATTAGTCAACATTTAAACTTACCAGTATTTGATACGGATACATATATTGAAAAAAAGATGAATAAATCAGTAAAAGAAATTTTTCGCGATCAAGGAGAGAGTTTTTTCCGACTGGAAGAATCAAGCGCCTTAAAAGAATTACCGTTAGAAAACGCTATCGTAACCACTGGTGGGGGAATAATTAAAAGCAAAGAAAATAGACAGTGGATGAAACAACATGGCCTCATTGTCTTCTTATATGCAGATATTACAGAAGTAATGAAAAGGCTTGAAGGCGATATAACAAGACCTTTAATTTTAGATAAAAGTATAGAAGAGGTAGAAGCTCTGTTTCAAAGTCGATTACCTTTTTATAAAGATGCCCATTATACAGTAAATACAAATGGTAAAAAAATTGAAGAAATTGTGACAGAAATAGAACGGATGATTAAAAAAGGTACAGAAGGCTAA
- the comGG gene encoding competence type IV pilus minor pilin ComGG yields the protein MTAYLLHHIQLYNLEKRFYFETNQVHDLEIMIKYVWDMLEAQIVNDEYVESGIKDFSTGEVEFNISEKEPLLTIVLRARALSGRVNDVKVIYDQNEKKVISWQQQ from the coding sequence ATGACTGCCTATTTACTTCATCATATTCAATTGTATAATTTAGAGAAAAGATTTTATTTTGAAACTAATCAAGTTCATGATCTAGAAATCATGATAAAATATGTTTGGGATATGCTTGAAGCTCAAATTGTAAACGATGAATACGTGGAATCTGGAATAAAAGATTTTTCAACTGGAGAGGTCGAATTTAATATTTCAGAAAAAGAACCTCTCCTAACGATTGTGCTTCGGGCACGGGCACTTTCTGGTAGAGTAAATGATGTGAAAGTAATATATGATCAAAACGAGAAAAAGGTAATTTCTTGGCAACAACAGTGA
- the comGF gene encoding competence type IV pilus minor pilin ComGF, with translation MKIKNNEYGFTLVELLISFSVLLAVCAALPLLLKSLHNLTFTPVTIHPLELDVFVQQVNKEIRAGEESYVVRNVLTVVNNEGDKITYEYYQNRIRRRVNGTGHVIALQNVYSFFVTETSNGAILQITGLNGETYEINVHKWTKGATNDGAWLHLSDHYRNGYDYDCLFTSSYSIV, from the coding sequence ATGAAGATTAAAAATAATGAATATGGTTTTACTTTAGTTGAATTATTAATTAGTTTTTCCGTTTTGTTAGCAGTTTGTGCTGCTTTACCGCTATTACTAAAATCGTTACACAATTTAACGTTTACGCCAGTTACGATTCATCCGCTTGAATTAGACGTTTTCGTACAGCAAGTAAATAAAGAAATACGGGCTGGTGAGGAATCGTATGTTGTACGAAACGTGTTAACGGTTGTGAACAACGAAGGTGATAAAATTACGTATGAATATTATCAAAATCGCATTAGACGAAGGGTTAACGGGACAGGTCATGTGATTGCTCTCCAAAACGTTTATTCGTTTTTTGTAACGGAAACAAGCAATGGAGCTATTTTACAAATAACAGGATTAAATGGTGAGACGTATGAAATTAATGTTCATAAGTGGACGAAAGGAGCAACAAATGACGGAGCGTGGCTTCATCTTTCCGATCACTATCGCAATGGCTATGATTATGACTGCCTATTTACTTCATCATATTCAATTGTATAA
- a CDS encoding type II secretion system protein, producing the protein MFKNCNGFTLAETVSSLIIWIMIATFLLPNFLFIVLERKNLQLEQSIRYTLTNELEKRRAGEMQFDNENYSSGMQIVERTVEGNKAVCIIYDDYRNVSRERCAIYYED; encoded by the coding sequence ATGTTCAAAAATTGTAACGGTTTCACACTGGCAGAAACGGTATCTTCCCTTATTATTTGGATAATGATTGCTACCTTTTTATTGCCGAATTTTCTGTTTATTGTATTGGAGAGGAAAAACTTACAACTGGAACAGTCTATAAGGTATACCTTGACGAATGAGCTGGAAAAAAGACGTGCAGGGGAAATGCAATTTGATAATGAGAATTATAGTAGTGGGATGCAAATTGTAGAACGAACAGTAGAAGGAAACAAGGCAGTATGTATAATATACGACGATTATCGTAACGTATCTCGTGAAAGATGTGCTATATATTATGAAGATTAA
- the comGD gene encoding competence type IV pilus minor pilin ComGD codes for MRIYLRGQDGFTFLESLLVLSIVTVIISISIVKLSPVKERQIMTHFIQQLTDDLLYAQQYAMSSNQSVRVIFFPSDYYYRIVGTKTPTELVNRKYDPAIEIRSWTIGNTITFTRTGTISSSGTYAISYKGRERYSLVFQIGFGRFYVQKL; via the coding sequence ATGAGAATTTATTTGCGAGGTCAAGACGGGTTTACTTTTTTAGAATCGCTACTCGTTTTGTCCATTGTGACCGTTATAATATCTATATCCATTGTGAAGTTATCACCTGTAAAAGAGCGTCAAATAATGACACATTTTATTCAACAACTTACAGATGATTTATTGTATGCACAACAATATGCGATGAGTTCTAATCAATCAGTTAGAGTAATTTTTTTTCCGTCAGATTATTATTATCGAATTGTAGGAACTAAAACGCCTACAGAACTAGTCAATCGTAAATATGATCCTGCAATTGAGATAAGAAGTTGGACAATCGGAAATACGATAACATTTACTCGAACAGGAACCATTTCTAGTTCAGGTACCTATGCTATTTCTTATAAGGGAAGAGAACGATATTCTTTAGTTTTTCAAATAGGCTTTGGAAGATTTTATGTTCAAAAATTGTAA
- the comGC gene encoding competence type IV pilus major pilin ComGC gives MRKIFKNERGFTLIEMLLVMLVITVLLLVMIPNVSKNSTMIDSKGCDAFLAMVQSQVEAYKIDEGEYPKQLTDLNTEEYLKEKFEENGELKCPGGQSIELVNNKAVVPKGSQ, from the coding sequence ATGAGAAAGATTTTCAAGAATGAACGAGGTTTCACTTTAATTGAAATGTTACTTGTTATGTTAGTTATTACTGTTTTACTTCTTGTTATGATTCCGAACGTTTCCAAAAATTCAACGATGATTGACAGTAAAGGTTGTGATGCCTTTTTAGCGATGGTTCAATCACAAGTAGAAGCGTACAAAATAGATGAAGGAGAATATCCGAAACAATTAACTGATTTAAATACAGAAGAATATTTGAAGGAAAAGTTCGAAGAAAATGGCGAATTAAAATGTCCTGGTGGTCAAAGTATCGAACTAGTTAACAACAAAGCGGTTGTACCTAAGGGGTCACAATGA